A genomic window from Candidatus Saccharibacteria bacterium includes:
- a CDS encoding MBL fold metallo-hydrolase has protein sequence MDIEYRGENCVVVKCKKTIIVVDPTSESSVKEVNNPETIILLTRSNSWAEKQKGFIVDMPGEYEHNDISVKGIAVHLHTDEAGKNSTMYRLECDGTRVAVIGHTDAPLSDDDLEELGIIDVVVVPVGGGGYTLDARDAATIVRQITPKVVIPTHFADAHIKYDVPQEPVDEFVKTMGGNHEKANIFKAKGLGSLPESLTVVELARTA, from the coding sequence ATGGATATTGAATATCGTGGCGAAAACTGTGTGGTTGTAAAGTGCAAAAAAACAATAATTGTTGTAGATCCTACATCAGAGTCATCTGTCAAAGAAGTTAATAATCCTGAAACGATCATACTGTTAACTAGGAGCAATTCGTGGGCCGAAAAACAAAAAGGCTTTATTGTTGACATGCCCGGTGAGTACGAACACAATGATATTTCAGTCAAAGGTATTGCAGTTCATCTCCATACTGATGAAGCAGGCAAGAACTCGACCATGTATCGATTGGAATGTGATGGTACCAGGGTAGCTGTGATTGGTCATACTGATGCGCCACTCAGCGACGATGACCTAGAAGAACTAGGTATAATTGATGTCGTGGTGGTGCCAGTTGGCGGCGGCGGATATACGCTAGATGCTCGCGATGCGGCTACTATTGTGCGACAAATTACTCCGAAAGTTGTGATACCAACCCATTTTGCCGATGCACACATTAAATACGACGTGCCACAAGAGCCAGTCGATGAGTTTGTTAAAACTATGGGCGGCAATCACGAGAAAGCCAACATTTTCAAAGCCAAGGGTCTCGGTAGCTTGCCGGAATCGTTGACTGTTGTCGAGCTAGCGCGGACCGCTTAG
- a CDS encoding 50S ribosomal protein L28, translating into MASRCDITGKGKQFGNNVSFSMRHTKRVFKPNLQKKTFVVNGKKVTLTVATSTIRTLKKKGFAIQSAAPVASK; encoded by the coding sequence ATGGCATCACGATGCGATATCACAGGCAAAGGCAAGCAGTTTGGCAATAATGTCAGCTTTTCGATGCGCCATACCAAGCGAGTTTTCAAGCCAAACCTACAAAAGAAGACTTTTGTCGTCAATGGCAAGAAAGTTACCCTGACGGTAGCAACCAGCACCATTCGCACCCTAAAGAAAAAAGGGTTTGCAATACAGAGTGCAGCACCAGTTGCTTCGAAATAA
- a CDS encoding threonine--tRNA ligase, translated as MDKDTLFAMRHSLAHIMAAAVKRLWPEVKLGVGPVVENGFYYDIDLGETKISDEDFPKIESTMRKIIAEHQDFVRSDKSIDEAIEWASQSNQPYKTELLHDLKRAGTTVAKDLDVEELGLDASDGSKVESVSFYTNGDFTDLCRGPHLANTSEVGAFKLMRIAGAYWRGKENNPQMQRLYGVAFATKEELDKYLAMLEEAKKRDHRKLGQELDLFLFSPLVGSGLPLFTPRGTVLRDELTKFAESLRYASGFERVSIPHITKTDLYKVSGHWDKFGDELFLVKSQETSDEFAMKPMNCPHHNQIYASQPRSYRDLPIKYFETTTVYRDEKTGELGGLSRVRSISQDDSHAYCRDDQIGGVVAGLISDIRTIYSNVIGMPLKARLSFRDASDKYLGDLELWQRAQNIIREQAVENELDFFEAEGEAAFYGPKIDFMATDAIGREHQVATIQIDFVQPERFELEYTTEDGSAARPVMVHCALLGSIERFLSVFIEHTAGRFPVWCAPEQLRIIKVKDDPTIDAFAEQVLDLAKEYGVRATLDDSNNSVGKKIRNAEVWKVPYSVVVGEKEATSGQLPLRVRSDIAVEGRSETEFAPEQLVKSIANESRSRVAKSSL; from the coding sequence ATGGACAAAGATACGTTATTTGCGATGCGACATAGCCTAGCGCACATTATGGCTGCGGCGGTAAAACGGCTCTGGCCGGAGGTGAAACTAGGCGTAGGCCCAGTGGTTGAAAATGGCTTTTATTATGATATCGATCTGGGCGAAACCAAGATATCTGACGAGGATTTTCCAAAGATTGAGTCGACGATGCGCAAAATTATTGCCGAACACCAAGACTTTGTCCGCAGTGATAAATCGATAGACGAGGCGATCGAGTGGGCTAGTCAATCGAATCAGCCCTATAAGACAGAGCTACTACATGATCTAAAGCGCGCTGGTACGACCGTGGCAAAAGATCTGGATGTCGAGGAGCTCGGTCTCGATGCGAGTGATGGCTCAAAGGTTGAATCGGTCTCATTCTATACGAACGGTGATTTTACAGATCTCTGTCGTGGACCGCATCTCGCTAATACTAGCGAAGTGGGTGCGTTCAAGCTGATGCGTATAGCTGGTGCTTACTGGCGCGGCAAAGAAAACAATCCACAAATGCAACGATTATATGGGGTAGCTTTTGCGACCAAAGAGGAACTAGATAAGTATCTAGCCATGCTCGAAGAAGCCAAAAAGCGCGATCACCGCAAATTAGGCCAAGAGCTCGACCTATTTCTATTCTCGCCACTTGTCGGTTCAGGTTTACCACTGTTCACGCCTCGTGGTACGGTCTTACGTGATGAACTAACGAAGTTTGCCGAATCATTGCGCTATGCCTCTGGATTTGAACGAGTTTCGATTCCTCATATTACTAAAACTGATTTATACAAAGTTTCTGGACACTGGGATAAATTTGGTGACGAGCTGTTTTTGGTGAAAAGCCAGGAGACATCTGATGAGTTTGCAATGAAGCCGATGAACTGTCCGCATCACAATCAAATTTACGCTAGTCAACCTCGTAGTTATCGTGATCTGCCGATTAAATATTTCGAAACAACTACGGTGTACCGAGATGAAAAAACTGGTGAGCTCGGCGGTTTGAGCCGCGTACGTTCGATTTCGCAAGATGACAGCCATGCTTATTGTCGCGACGATCAGATTGGTGGGGTTGTAGCTGGGCTTATTTCTGATATTCGCACAATATACAGCAATGTTATCGGTATGCCGCTAAAAGCTCGCCTAAGTTTTCGTGATGCTAGCGATAAATACCTCGGAGATCTAGAGTTGTGGCAACGAGCGCAAAACATCATTCGTGAGCAAGCTGTCGAAAATGAGCTAGACTTTTTCGAGGCCGAAGGCGAAGCTGCGTTTTATGGTCCAAAAATCGATTTCATGGCTACTGATGCCATTGGTCGCGAGCATCAGGTAGCTACGATACAGATTGACTTTGTGCAGCCCGAGAGATTTGAATTGGAATATACAACTGAGGATGGGTCGGCGGCGCGACCAGTGATGGTTCACTGCGCATTACTCGGTTCGATCGAGCGGTTCCTGAGCGTGTTTATCGAGCATACAGCGGGTCGATTCCCAGTTTGGTGTGCGCCGGAACAACTACGTATTATCAAGGTCAAAGACGACCCGACGATCGATGCTTTTGCCGAACAGGTGCTAGACCTAGCGAAAGAGTACGGTGTACGAGCCACGCTGGATGATAGTAATAACTCGGTGGGCAAGAAAATTCGTAATGCTGAGGTTTGGAAAGTGCCATATTCGGTCGTAGTCGGTGAAAAGGAAGCCACTAGCGGGCAATTGCCACTGCGCGTTCGGTCTGACATCGCAGTAGAAGGTCGTTCCGAGACCGAATTTGCGCCGGAACAGCTCGTTAAATCGATAGCCAATGAATCGCGGTCACGAGTTGCTAAATCGTCGCTCTAG
- a CDS encoding reverse transcriptase-like protein, translating into MKQKVVVRAIIPQRNRVLLIRRAGGRPSIDGLYELPGGSIHKGEQPIDALKRSLQIHVGIYPETAYLHDVISYIDPDDRELQYIFILYEVRLSEQTPRVSLDDEYDHYIWKSLSDIQRDRITNSTEVLLYMNAERSSGKGIVIDDTDDSGATMVLYSDGGSRGNPGPSASAFLIMDENQNIVAQGGKFLGRSDSGMAEYIAVELALEKALEINVRRVEFRSDSLMVVNQLNGLFPVKNPEFREVYNRIKKLMVRFDKIRFHHVHREYNRMADGLVNKILDDNQA; encoded by the coding sequence ATGAAACAGAAAGTTGTAGTCAGAGCAATCATACCACAGCGAAACAGGGTGCTGCTGATTCGACGTGCTGGCGGACGACCGTCAATCGACGGTCTTTATGAATTGCCAGGTGGCTCGATTCATAAAGGTGAGCAGCCGATCGATGCTTTGAAACGATCACTACAGATTCATGTGGGGATTTATCCTGAGACGGCTTATTTGCATGATGTGATTAGCTATATTGATCCCGACGATAGAGAGCTGCAGTATATATTCATATTGTACGAGGTGAGGCTATCTGAACAAACTCCTAGAGTCAGTTTAGACGATGAATACGATCACTACATCTGGAAATCATTGTCAGATATACAACGAGATCGCATCACTAATTCGACGGAAGTCTTGCTATATATGAATGCCGAACGTAGCTCGGGCAAGGGAATAGTGATAGATGATACCGATGACTCGGGCGCTACGATGGTCTTGTATTCTGACGGAGGATCGAGAGGCAATCCCGGACCGTCGGCTTCGGCGTTCCTGATTATGGATGAGAATCAGAATATTGTGGCGCAGGGCGGAAAATTCCTGGGGCGTAGCGATAGCGGTATGGCCGAATATATAGCTGTCGAGCTAGCCCTCGAGAAAGCCCTCGAGATCAATGTTAGGAGAGTCGAATTTCGTAGTGATAGCCTAATGGTGGTTAACCAGCTCAATGGCCTATTCCCGGTCAAGAATCCAGAATTTAGAGAAGTCTACAATAGGATTAAGAAGCTGATGGTGCGTTTCGACAAGATACGGTTTCACCACGTTCATCGGGAATACAACCGCATGGCAGACGGACTGGTGAATAAGATTCTAGACGATAACCAAGCCTGA
- a CDS encoding site-2 protease family protein, producing MDFTYLFIVLAVVFGSMVLHELMHGLTAYWLGDNTAKEHGRLTLNPIKHIDPVLTIALPALLVIMNGVTHSTPIFGGAKPVPFRPDRVKGGEWGAALVGVAGPLTNLVLAFLFFVAAYLSGHMTIVGDTILMTNDTMSTFLGAGIMVNLGFFAFNMLPIPPLDGSRLLYAIAPEPVQKAMQAIENMGIIVVFAIVFLASGLIGNILGTIIDFILKLFIAVLPI from the coding sequence ATTGATTTTACCTATTTATTTATCGTACTAGCAGTAGTATTTGGGTCTATGGTCTTGCACGAGCTGATGCATGGACTAACGGCTTATTGGCTCGGCGACAACACCGCCAAAGAACATGGTCGTTTGACGCTCAATCCGATCAAGCATATCGATCCAGTGCTGACAATTGCGTTGCCAGCCCTTCTGGTTATTATGAACGGCGTAACGCACAGCACTCCAATATTCGGTGGCGCTAAGCCAGTACCGTTTCGACCTGATAGGGTCAAAGGCGGCGAATGGGGCGCTGCACTAGTTGGCGTGGCTGGGCCGCTCACTAACCTCGTGCTAGCATTTTTATTTTTCGTTGCAGCCTATCTCAGTGGTCATATGACGATTGTGGGCGATACGATTCTCATGACTAACGATACCATGTCAACATTCCTAGGCGCTGGTATCATGGTAAATTTGGGTTTCTTTGCATTCAACATGCTGCCAATTCCACCGCTCGATGGGTCGCGATTACTCTATGCTATTGCACCAGAGCCAGTCCAAAAAGCCATGCAAGCCATAGAGAATATGGGGATAATAGTGGTGTTTGCAATAGTGTTTTTGGCGAGCGGTTTGATAGGAAATATTTTGGGTACAATCATAGATTTTATCTTGAAATTATTCATAGCGGTTTTGCCTATATAG
- a CDS encoding translation initiation factor IF-3 — MRINGEIRASQLRVIGASGEPLGIMSRSAALDVARDAGLDLVEISPNAEPPVAKIVDWGKYQYQKMKEQQRNKKSARTSEIKQMRLGLKIGQNDLDIKLRKVRKFLSDGDKVKIQVVFKGREMAHPEIGRNILDKILESLSDVAIADQKAVMAGRNLSVMIRSNPNAKTEDA, encoded by the coding sequence GTGCGAATCAATGGTGAGATCCGCGCTTCGCAGTTACGTGTCATCGGTGCAAGTGGTGAGCCACTCGGGATTATGTCTCGATCAGCCGCCCTCGATGTCGCGCGCGACGCTGGACTTGACCTGGTAGAAATTTCACCTAACGCTGAGCCGCCTGTTGCCAAAATCGTTGACTGGGGTAAATACCAGTATCAAAAGATGAAGGAACAACAGCGCAACAAAAAGAGCGCGCGTACGAGTGAGATCAAGCAGATGAGGCTGGGACTCAAGATCGGTCAAAATGATCTTGATATCAAGCTACGCAAGGTTCGCAAATTCCTATCTGACGGCGACAAGGTTAAAATCCAGGTTGTATTTAAAGGTCGAGAAATGGCACACCCAGAAATCGGTCGCAACATATTGGATAAAATCTTGGAAAGTCTGTCAGACGTAGCAATCGCCGATCAAAAGGCAGTCATGGCTGGTCGCAACCTGAGCGTAATGATAAGGAGTAACCCTAATGCCAAAACTGAAGACGCATAA
- a CDS encoding MGMT family protein, which yields MAESDFRERVYDLVAQIPTGRVMTYGDIAVLSGHANAARIVGGIAHFGPTELPWHRVVNRFGGLASGYYGGKRGHQLALEAEGFEIKDFQIIDFKERRWLPSNH from the coding sequence ATGGCAGAATCTGATTTTCGCGAACGTGTTTACGACCTAGTGGCGCAGATTCCAACAGGTCGAGTTATGACATATGGCGATATAGCGGTGTTATCTGGTCACGCCAATGCTGCTCGAATAGTCGGGGGCATTGCCCACTTTGGTCCGACTGAGCTGCCATGGCACAGGGTGGTGAATAGATTTGGCGGGCTAGCATCGGGTTACTATGGCGGTAAACGTGGCCATCAATTAGCCCTAGAGGCCGAAGGTTTCGAAATAAAGGACTTTCAGATTATTGATTTCAAGGAGCGTCGATGGCTACCGAGCAACCACTAA
- the rpmI gene encoding 50S ribosomal protein L35, with protein sequence MPKLKTHKGTAKRIRVTKSGKLMRENAATHHKLSTQTKRGKRAKSADSQITGKAAKNIRRAIGA encoded by the coding sequence ATGCCAAAACTGAAGACGCATAAAGGTACAGCTAAACGTATTCGCGTAACCAAATCTGGCAAGTTAATGCGTGAAAACGCTGCAACCCACCATAAATTGTCTACCCAGACAAAGCGTGGCAAACGAGCCAAGAGTGCTGATAGCCAAATCACCGGCAAGGCTGCAAAGAATATTCGACGCGCAATCGGCGCGTAG
- the rplT gene encoding 50S ribosomal protein L20 gives MRVKRGVTARAKHNKVLKQAKGMSHSRTRSFRLAQQGVIRALQYAYRDRRNKKRDFRNLWITRINAAARNNGTTYSRLMAGLKANNINLDRKVLADLAVREPEAFAAIVKTATK, from the coding sequence ATGAGAGTAAAACGAGGCGTTACCGCCAGAGCCAAGCACAATAAAGTGCTCAAGCAAGCCAAAGGGATGAGCCATAGCCGAACCCGATCATTCCGCCTAGCACAACAGGGCGTAATCCGCGCTTTGCAATATGCCTATCGTGATCGTCGCAACAAAAAACGCGATTTTCGCAATTTATGGATCACCCGTATCAACGCTGCTGCACGCAACAACGGTACAACCTACTCGCGATTGATGGCTGGACTCAAGGCCAACAACATCAATCTTGATCGCAAGGTGCTGGCTGATCTCGCCGTCCGTGAGCCTGAAGCCTTCGCAGCTATCGTCAAGACCGCTACGAAATAA
- a CDS encoding alpha amylase C-terminal domain-containing protein, giving the protein MKLPTIADQDPWLEPYRDTLEYQQAYLRQAERRLLDGSPLESFALGHLYFGLHRNKQSWLFREWAPNAAAIYLLCEHNDWQDDLAYSLKFGKNGVWELQLPVGALAHGDHYKLRVYWDGGSSERIPSYATYVVQDPTTNLFDAVVWQPAIPYHWQHPAPARPETPLIYEAHVGMSSEKPKVASYQYFREHVLPRIKHAGYNTVQLMAIQEHPYYGSFGYHVSSFFAASSRFGTPDDLKQLIDTAHGMGLYVIMDIVQSHAVKNELEGLSRFDGTVTQYFHKGERGNHAAWDSRVFDYGKPEVAHFLLSNVRFWLDEYRFDGFRFDGVTSMLYHDHGLERAFGSYDDYVSDNIDLDALTYLRMANELAHTTHPQAITIAEDTSAFPGLAAAVDSGGIGFDYRLSMGVPDLWIKTLKEKRDEDWDLGQLFHELIAHRVEERTISYSESHDQALVGDKTLLFRLIGKDMYDHMQINDGNLKVERGIALHKIIRLLTASTNAGGYLNFMGNEFGHPEWIDFPRQGNDWSYHYARRQWSLADDPTLKYQWLQNFDTALLDIIESLPQKSDYSYVAIDEKRRLLSYARGGYLFVFNLSPTASYTDQAIPARDGEYHIVLSSDDTDYGGQDRVDTEMTYTAHNEKILLYIPSRTALVLKQR; this is encoded by the coding sequence ATGAAGCTGCCAACCATAGCCGATCAAGATCCGTGGCTAGAGCCCTACCGCGATACACTCGAGTATCAGCAGGCCTATCTGCGCCAAGCAGAGCGGCGACTGCTAGATGGATCGCCCCTCGAGTCGTTTGCACTCGGACATCTTTACTTCGGATTACACCGGAATAAACAGAGTTGGTTATTCCGCGAATGGGCACCTAATGCCGCTGCGATCTATCTGTTATGTGAGCACAATGACTGGCAAGATGACCTCGCCTACTCCCTAAAATTTGGCAAAAACGGAGTCTGGGAATTGCAACTACCAGTTGGCGCGCTTGCCCACGGAGATCACTATAAACTTCGCGTTTATTGGGACGGCGGTAGCAGTGAAAGGATTCCGTCTTATGCTACCTACGTCGTCCAAGATCCTACCACTAATCTGTTTGACGCCGTGGTGTGGCAGCCCGCTATACCCTACCATTGGCAACATCCGGCGCCGGCGCGACCCGAAACGCCACTCATCTACGAAGCCCACGTCGGCATGAGCAGCGAAAAACCCAAAGTTGCCAGTTATCAGTATTTTAGAGAGCATGTTTTACCTCGCATCAAACACGCCGGCTATAACACGGTACAATTGATGGCCATTCAGGAACATCCGTACTATGGCAGCTTTGGCTATCACGTATCGAGCTTTTTTGCCGCTAGTTCACGTTTTGGCACGCCAGATGATCTAAAACAGCTCATCGACACCGCTCACGGTATGGGCTTGTACGTCATTATGGACATCGTACAGTCACACGCGGTCAAGAACGAACTCGAAGGCCTCAGCCGTTTCGACGGAACTGTGACACAATACTTTCACAAAGGAGAACGCGGCAATCACGCAGCTTGGGATTCGCGCGTCTTTGACTACGGCAAACCTGAGGTAGCCCATTTCCTGCTTTCCAACGTGCGTTTTTGGCTCGATGAATATCGCTTTGACGGTTTTCGATTCGACGGCGTGACTAGCATGCTCTACCACGATCACGGTCTCGAGCGCGCCTTTGGCAGCTATGATGACTATGTCTCGGACAATATTGACCTCGACGCCCTGACCTACCTACGAATGGCCAACGAACTCGCTCATACTACTCACCCACAGGCAATCACGATTGCCGAAGATACGAGCGCTTTCCCCGGGTTGGCGGCCGCAGTCGATAGCGGTGGCATAGGTTTTGACTATCGTCTCAGCATGGGGGTGCCCGATCTCTGGATCAAAACCTTAAAGGAAAAACGTGACGAAGATTGGGATCTCGGTCAGCTATTCCATGAACTAATTGCGCACCGCGTCGAGGAACGTACGATCAGCTACAGCGAGAGCCACGATCAAGCGCTCGTCGGCGACAAAACCCTGCTATTTCGCCTGATCGGCAAAGATATGTACGACCACATGCAGATCAACGACGGCAATTTGAAAGTTGAACGTGGTATTGCCCTGCATAAAATAATTCGACTATTGACTGCCAGTACAAATGCTGGTGGCTACCTCAATTTTATGGGTAATGAGTTTGGACATCCCGAATGGATCGATTTCCCGCGCCAAGGCAACGACTGGTCATATCACTACGCCCGACGCCAGTGGAGTCTGGCTGACGATCCGACATTGAAATACCAATGGCTACAAAACTTTGATACGGCGCTACTAGATATTATCGAGTCTCTACCGCAAAAATCTGACTATAGTTATGTTGCTATAGACGAAAAACGGCGATTGCTGTCGTATGCTAGGGGTGGCTATCTGTTTGTCTTTAACCTCTCGCCTACCGCCTCATACACCGATCAGGCTATCCCGGCTCGTGACGGCGAGTATCATATCGTACTATCGAGCGATGATACAGATTACGGCGGACAAGATCGAGTTGATACAGAGATGACCTATACCGCGCATAATGAAAAAATTTTGCTCTACATTCCAAGTCGTACCGCGCTAGTGTTAAAACAAAGATAG
- a CDS encoding YifB family Mg chelatase-like AAA ATPase → MIARVLTAVPIGFDGQPVTVECDITKGLPAFVIVGLADKAVAESRERVRSAIVNSGLTFPAKRITINLAPASIAKEGSHLDLPIAISILVCSGQLKQKDIDGIMVAGELSLDGELRQTRGAILIAEAAKKAGCRTIILPKQNAAQAALVDSIDVVGVTTFTDTIMYLLGEKTITPTTSNLGSGLATNYPSIDEIRGQETAKRALVVAAAGHHNLLFTGSPGAGKTMLARTLPGLLPGLGREEMIESTKIHSLAEESIEELVHQRPFRSPHHTASFVSLIGGGNKVRPGEVSLAHNGVLFLDEIPEFPRSSLEALRQPLEDRVVHISRASGKVSYPAHFMLVATMNPCPCGYFGDDKKACTCSQQMILNYQKRLSGPLLDRIDMTIPVARIDRKELFTDRAADRSDRTSTFRESIASARKTQMIRQSKPNSALSNKELETYAHLTDEAKRMLLTASEKLNLSARSHFKIIKVARTIADLNNHESIETSDMAEALQYRH, encoded by the coding sequence ATGATTGCGCGAGTCCTCACCGCTGTGCCAATCGGCTTTGACGGCCAGCCCGTCACCGTTGAGTGCGATATCACGAAAGGCCTGCCCGCCTTCGTCATCGTCGGTCTCGCTGATAAAGCCGTAGCCGAGAGCCGCGAACGAGTCAGATCTGCCATTGTCAACTCTGGATTAACCTTCCCCGCTAAACGTATCACGATCAATCTCGCGCCAGCTAGCATTGCCAAGGAAGGCTCCCACCTAGATCTGCCAATAGCGATTAGTATTCTAGTGTGTAGCGGGCAGCTAAAACAGAAAGATATTGACGGCATCATGGTGGCTGGCGAGCTATCGCTGGACGGCGAATTACGCCAAACACGTGGTGCAATCCTCATTGCCGAGGCTGCCAAAAAAGCCGGCTGTCGAACAATTATTTTACCAAAGCAAAATGCCGCCCAAGCAGCCCTCGTTGATAGTATAGATGTTGTCGGAGTTACTACATTTACAGATACAATCATGTATTTATTAGGTGAAAAGACTATCACACCCACTACCTCGAATTTAGGCTCGGGTCTCGCCACTAACTACCCGTCGATTGACGAAATTCGCGGCCAAGAAACCGCCAAACGAGCCCTCGTTGTAGCTGCCGCTGGTCATCATAATTTGTTGTTCACTGGGTCTCCTGGTGCCGGCAAAACCATGCTGGCTAGAACCCTACCCGGACTATTACCCGGCCTAGGTCGCGAGGAGATGATCGAATCAACCAAGATTCATTCCCTAGCCGAAGAATCGATCGAGGAACTAGTACATCAGAGACCGTTTAGGTCGCCGCATCATACCGCTTCATTCGTTTCTCTCATAGGTGGTGGCAACAAAGTGCGGCCTGGTGAAGTCTCCCTAGCTCATAACGGAGTCTTGTTCCTCGATGAAATCCCCGAGTTCCCGCGCTCCTCACTCGAAGCCTTACGCCAGCCACTTGAAGACCGAGTCGTCCATATTTCCAGAGCTAGCGGCAAAGTTTCCTACCCTGCTCACTTTATGCTCGTCGCCACAATGAATCCTTGTCCTTGTGGGTATTTTGGTGATGACAAAAAAGCTTGCACCTGCTCACAGCAGATGATCTTGAACTACCAAAAACGCCTCAGCGGCCCGCTCTTAGATCGTATCGATATGACGATCCCAGTCGCGAGAATTGATCGCAAAGAGCTATTCACAGATAGAGCTGCCGATCGTAGCGATCGAACTAGCACTTTCCGAGAATCTATCGCTAGCGCCCGAAAAACCCAGATGATACGTCAGTCAAAGCCAAACTCCGCCCTCAGCAACAAGGAACTTGAAACATACGCCCACCTCACCGACGAAGCCAAACGTATGCTACTAACCGCCTCTGAAAAATTGAACCTCTCAGCCCGTAGCCACTTCAAAATCATAAAAGTTGCTCGCACTATCGCGGATCTCAACAATCACGAATCTATCGAGACCTCTGACATGGCTGAAGCGCTGCAATATAGGCATTGA
- a CDS encoding transcriptional regulator, which produces MIDSLFGSKTRIKLLNLFLNNSGRAFYVREITRDIGEQINSVRRELANLVTIGIIKGDTVDNKLYYEVDTSYKFYEPLKTMFSNDGAVASDTKVSVKAWAKKLAALGDVKLAIFAGKLVHDSDSDIDVLIAGDDISTIKLKNLMKSLERENGTSLSYTAMSFNDFYYRLSVKDRFITDLLGCKKEIVIDEQGLLSAEKAHQDSDNS; this is translated from the coding sequence ATGATAGACTCATTATTTGGTTCAAAAACACGTATCAAGTTACTCAATCTGTTTTTAAACAACTCGGGTAGGGCTTTTTATGTCCGAGAGATCACCCGTGATATTGGCGAGCAGATTAATAGTGTTCGTCGCGAGCTAGCAAATCTAGTGACTATAGGTATCATCAAAGGTGATACTGTCGATAATAAATTATATTACGAGGTTGATACTAGCTATAAATTCTACGAGCCGCTAAAAACGATGTTTTCTAATGACGGGGCAGTTGCTAGTGATACAAAAGTCTCGGTCAAGGCCTGGGCAAAGAAACTAGCAGCGCTCGGTGACGTCAAACTGGCGATCTTTGCCGGCAAGTTGGTTCACGACTCGGACAGCGACATCGACGTGCTGATCGCTGGTGATGATATTAGTACAATCAAGCTCAAGAATCTGATGAAATCGCTCGAGCGCGAGAACGGAACTAGCTTGTCGTACACCGCTATGAGCTTCAACGACTTCTATTATAGATTGAGCGTCAAAGATCGTTTCATTACTGACTTGCTTGGCTGTAAAAAGGAAATTGTGATAGATGAGCAGGGCCTGCTGTCTGCGGAAAAAGCTCATCAAGATTCGGACAATAGTTAA